The genomic DNA gctgtacataaatagataaaacaacacaggaacataaaacaattaacaggaaataattaCTAAGataatgtttattgtttttaaaacaaattaaaaacaataaaacaataaaacaataattaaaacaaacaaaccataaaaccataaaacactaaaacagaagcagagtctcatgctgggttgaaagccaaggaataaaaatgggttttaagacgagttttaaaaatggacagtgaggacgcttgtctaatatttaaaggaagctcgttccataatttaggagcagctacagaaaaggctctatcccctctgagcttccgctttgacctcggtacctccaggagcagcaggtcagctgacctgaggcaccgagcaggagcgtgggggtgaaggagctcagagaggtagagcggggccagtccatttaaagatttaaaaacaaataaaagaatcttaaaaattattaaaaaataaggtTGAATTTGTTTGTCTATGGCTTCTTGTATGAGGTCTATTGTTTGCTTGAGCAGCATTTACAAAAAGCTCCTTGTAATGATCACAGTCTCTAGCCCATCATATGATGCACCATAAAAACCCTTTCACTGATTTTATATGGAGTAGAGCTGAATGCAAATTAATAGCATCATTCACTAAAAGCTGTACCAGATATATgtttataatataaaacaacacaacacattaaatTGCGAACAAATTGCACTTCAGAGAAATCACCTTAAGTTTATGGCAATTAAAACATGATCCAAGTATAAGATACTGTAAAAGGAAATACTATATGTACCATCAGTCAGGATCAGTGTATCTCACATTTTCAACACTACTGACAATTACTGAGCTATaacatattttttccatttgttcTGGTCTGATGAGAGCTGAGCAGTATTTCAGGCTTCAGTGATGTTTGCCAAAGAGTTGCCTGTCCAGTCGGATGAGCTGTCGGAGGAAACCTCTGTTAGGGATAACGCCCCGGTTTTCTTTCACAGCACAAATAGCCTCCACAAGAGTCAAGTTCTGCTTCAGCATCAAGTAAGCCAGGACTAGGGTGGCGGAGCGGCTCACTCCTACATGGCAATGCACCAGCACTTTGCCTGGAAGTCAAAAAGACACTGCATCAGAGACATGAAACACTGGCACTGCAAAATGTTATAGAAACCTTACAAGGTTTTCACCTTTAATTTCTGATTTACAAAGTTGCGTAAAGCTATCAAATTGCCTTTAAACTACAGTTATATTTTTCTTCATCCTTCTCACCTCCTCTGCTGAGAGCCCTGTGAATGAAGTCTGCTGCTGCCTGGAAGTTGACACTCATATCAAAAGTAATGGAGTCATGAGCCTCTATGCCCATATAGGTTATCTCCATGCCGGTATAGATATCTGGCTGTCCTCCACGTTTACTATGAGCTGCATTCAGGATGTGAGTGATATGATGAATGGCTAGATCAGCCCGGTTCTCTGCGCTGTGTctgtaaaaaacacaaagctttgCATTCACTGACACTAATAGTTAGTGGAATATAGATTTGCACGTTTCCCGATGAAGCATTTGAATGCGGCGTATTTCAAAGTGATGGGTTGAAATATAGAAGAGCGCTCCGGACATTCGAGTTACATTTATCAGAGATGTGAGACATACTCTCAATGCCAGGCCATCAGTGGAAACTCTCATATAGCACAGCAGGAGTTTACGCAAGTTCCCAATGTGGAATGCAACTTGAGCGATCTTGACTTACACTCAGTAATTAAATCTGATTTATGATCAGGTACTCTTTCACATAGGTGGATTGAATCCAAGTCTACACTTGGTTATATTTGTAACTGGGGCTTAGACGAACTCCTCTGTCACAGCAGAAGAACAATACTTGGCAAATAACATGCAgagcaaaatgttaaaaaccatTTGATTGCGCAGGGTTTCACCAGGAAGAAATACAAGTCGAGTTACTTACTGGTCACCGATGTAAAGCCTTGGCCACACTTCATCTGCATGGCTTATGATGGTTTTACCAGTAAACAAGAGTCTTTCCAACTCAAACACTGCTAATCCAGGTGAACTCAGGTCAATTTCCACTTTCCGGGTAGGTGGTGTATCATTCCAGGAGGCGGGAAGTTTGGATGTATATGGCATTGTTTAGTCTATATAGGGTTCAGGCAGTCCTCTGGGGCAACACACTAGATTTCCACCCGAAAGAGACAACTTTTACTCTATTAAAAATATAGAGtacaaaaagtcaaaaacaaaataGTTTGCAGCTACGTCTTCTCCCCCTATAATTGTTAGTCTTACATGTGGCCTTACTCTTTGAGGGAAGCTGTAAGAGGATTATTTCCAAGCAAGTTCTCGGTGTTCACGAAGTCAAACATAGCAGAATGAATCACACAAGTGATTTTAGTCTCAGGCTCCTTCACCTCAGATTTACTCACCACAGGGCGTCCTAAGTGTTGTCAGGCCATTTAACCCTCGAATCATATACGACCACCCCCTGAGGTGTGAGGTGCCTGTATGTGCGTGTTATGCTTTTGCATGAAAATAGCTGTCTATTTAAAGATCTGAATGCTAGCAGGCAGATCCAGGGTGTGAGGAACCATGCTGCAGTTTCCACCCAACATTAGGAACAAGggatttctctttcttcattctCATTAAGAGTTTCTTCTACTtatgcacatttattttattcatatgcaactaaatatttcactgtatataaatatatttgactcTCTTAACTACAGCATTTGCAGTGGTTTCCAAAAGTCTGAATCCACATTGAAAGTCTAATAATTTCATGTAAACCTGGAAATAATCAAAGTCTGAGGAttcataaacatttaaacacaatatgTTGTGACAtgtaaaatgaatatgaaatatttaaGATTCAGCACTATTTCTATGTCAGCAATCAAATTTAAGCAAAATTGTGGCATTGACCAACTTAACTGCTTTGTACAAAATGTCCTTGAGTTGTATCCTTTTCATTGAAGCATGCTTTCAGATGACATTATGTGGATTTGATCTACTCAGGGACTCGGTCTGTCTTCACCTGTTATAAATATGGCAGAGCCATCAAGTTTTCAGCAGATCATTGCTTACTCAATACCATTGTGATTGTAGGAAATATGGCATCAGAAATGAGTGAAAGTGTCAGAATGTTATTCTAAGCAAAGAGGGCCTTGCTCAGTGTCACATCATGGCTAGACTAAAGGTTACCAGGGGGGCAGTGCATGGAGCTCTAACACACTGTGCAGAAACTAGATCAGTTGGATCCAAAAGGATAAAAAGTGACCACACCATCAGAAGATCAATATATCAAGCTTAGTTTGCTGAGAGATAtaaaaactacttcatcacagACACAGAAATTGTTAAATAAAGAACACAAGACTAGCAAAAGTACTGTCAAAAGATAGCCGTCTTGTGCTGGTCTCAGGGGACAAGTATCAGTTTGTAAACCACTTCTCAGCTTGGGCTGGGCTAAGAAACACCAGCATTTCACAGTGGATGACTGGGGTGTGTGAgatgaacaggagaaagaaCGATCCAGCAGTGTATCAAACCCACAGTGAAACATGGTTGTGGGAATATTCATGTCTAGGGGTCTTTTGCCTGCTGTGGAGTTGGGACACTGAATCGACTAAACACTGACCAAGGAGAAGTACCACCCCATTCTTCAGTATCATGCTATACCCTCTGGTTTACATCTTGGTGGAAGATTCATACTGCAGCAGGATGATCACTCAAAACACACCTCAAAGCTTTGCAAGAACTGCTTGAAGACTGTCATGGACTTTACTGCAGTCACCTGACCTCAACACTACTGTACATTTGAGGGGgcactggataactgagaaagTCAAGTTTTTCTCAATAAGCCTTTTGAAACATTGTCATATCATGCTGGGTTAACAAGGGACATCAGGTTTTGCACAAACTTGTGGAGTCCATGCTAGTACTTTTGGGATTTTTAAAAGGCTTTTCACTACAATTGTTAAGCTGCTATTATTGTTTgtaatgggaaaaaaagaaaaaagtattacATTAGTATTGTACAGTGACCCCactgaatatttaaatgtaatttaatatagtgagtaaaaaaaaacattcatttgctcaaaggttaaaaaatatactcacatttaattatttctgGGGGGTTAGGGTTCGTGATAATTTCACTATTTGTCAGGCAGAAGATTCCCATCTTGTGTTGAGAAACATGCATTACATCTGGAAACTATACAGGTGTGCTCCATCTAAACAGAAACTTAACAGCACAGGAAAATGAACACATATGACAAATGATGTTTTTTCATGCAAAGCTTGtaatcttatttttattatttttctaattaTATAAAACCATCCCTTGAAATATGGCACGCTTTTTTTCCTATATCAATACATCACAAATGCTTAAAGAAAAACTTGCTCTACTTAAGCGTGAATAACTTGTGATCATGGTGCAATCAGGATTTGACAGAACAATAATTTTAGtgcaagaggaaaaaacaaggTCTGAAATTTGATTTGAGTGCCG from Scomber japonicus isolate fScoJap1 chromosome 9, fScoJap1.pri, whole genome shotgun sequence includes the following:
- the LOC128365257 gene encoding dual specificity protein phosphatase 26-like, giving the protein MPYTSKLPASWNDTPPTRKVEIDLSSPGLAVFELERLLFTGKTIISHADEVWPRLYIGDQHSAENRADLAIHHITHILNAAHSKRGGQPDIYTGMEITYMGIEAHDSITFDMSVNFQAAADFIHRALSRGGKVLVHCHVGVSRSATLVLAYLMLKQNLTLVEAICAVKENRGVIPNRGFLRQLIRLDRQLFGKHH